The sequence GTAGCCGGGCCATGGCTAAAAATTTTTTTTCCACCCGCGTCGGCATCATTGTTGTGGGTGCTGTGATCGGAATTCTTGCCGCTGTTTTACAGAAACTTGGAAATCCGGGAAATATGGGAATCTGCGTTGCCTGTTTTGAACGGGATATCGCGGGTGCCATCGGGTTGCACAGGGCTGGTGTTGTCCAGTATGTCCGCCCTGAAATTATCGGATTTGTGCTGGGCTCCCTGGTGGCTGCCTACAGTTTTAAGGAATTTAAACCAAGGTGTGGATCAGCGCCCATCGTTCGTTTTATCCTGGGTGTTTTTGCCATGATTGGTGCCCTTGTTTTTCTGGGGTGTCCCTGGCGTGCCGTGCTTCGCCTGGCTGGTGGTGACCTGAATGCTGTTCTGGGAATTTTGGGCTTAGGCTTCGGGGTCTGGATCGGGGTTATGTTTTTGAAAAGCGGATATAACCTGGGACGTTCCCAATCCACCCATACCGGTGCCGGATGGATGCTGCCCCTGGTGATGGTTGGTCTTCTCGTTCTTATGTTTATTTATCCCCAGGTGTCAGGGGAAGCTAAAAGCGGTGTGTTGTTTTACAGCCTCAAAGGGCCCGGGGCCATGCATGCACCGTTGCTGATTTCCCTTGTAGTCGGTCTGGGCATCGGCTTTTTGGCCCAGCGCAGCCGGTTCTGCACCATGGGGGCGCTTCGTGACCTGATTTTGTTCGGCCAGACCCATTTGCTTTCAGGCTTTTTATCCCTTTTGATTTTTGCCTGTATTGTGAATGTTATTTTAGGCCAGTTTAATCTTGGATTTGCAGGCCAGCCCGTGGCTCACACTCTTCATGTTTGGAATTTTCTGGGTATGGCCCTGGCCGGTCTGGCCTTTGCCCTGGCCGGCGGCTGCCCCGGGCGTCAGCTTTTCCTGGCCGGTGAAGGGGATACCGATGCTTCCGTCTTTGTGCTGGGAATGATTGCCGGTGCGGCGTTTTCCCATAATTTCGGACTGGCAAGCTCTCCTAAGGGTCTTGGGCCCCACGGTATTGCCGCTGTTATCGTCGGTTTTGCCGTTTGCCTGTTTATTGGATTTGAAAAAAAGCCATGAAAAAAAGAATCTGCCGCTTAATTCACATACGTCAATAAAAAGATAAGGAATATACAATGAGCAAAATAGTCGATGCAAGGGGACTTTCCTGCCCCCAGCCGGTACTGATGACCCTGGATGCCATAAAATCCGGCAGCGATGGTGAACTTGAAGTTATCGTGGACAACATGGCCTCAAGGGAGAATGTGGTCCGGGCCGCAGAGAGCAAAGGCTGGACCGTTTTTGACATCAAGGATAATGACGATAAGACGCAGATTTTTATCCGGAAAGGATGATATTGGTGTTCAAGCGTATATCCCGCCTGTTTAACCGGACGCCGAAAGATGGAACCCGGAAGGCAAAGGAAGATCTGGGCATTCTGGTGTTTGAGAACACATCCGAAGTGATCCAGGCGGAAAATTTTTTAAAATCCCGGGGATGGGAAATCAAGGTAATGGGTCCTCCCCCCGGGATCCAAAGCGGCTGCGATCTGGTGATTCAGTTTCCCCTCATTGAAAGGCTGATGCTGGCAAGACAGCTTGAGGAGGCGGGGCTTCCACCCCTGGAAGTGGTGCCGGTGACCCATCCTTTGCTAAAACCCGTGGACCTTTTTCATACCAAGGATTTTGGTGATTACCTCATGGTCCGGGCTGCCAACATGAAGCTGACCATTGAAAAGAAAACAAAACTTATCGTCAATATTTCAGGCGGCGGGTGTCCGGATGTACCCTACCTTGCCCGGGAAATGGTGGGCAGACACCTGGATGAGGCCCCAAGACCCGGCCAAATTGGGCATACACTGTGCGGATATGCCCTGGAGCTGGCCCATAAGGAGATGATTCGCCAATGCTCTTGATTGTCGGCACAGTGCCGGATGAGACCTTTCCTTTAACCTTTGGACCGGCAGTCCTGGACGGTGCTGATATGATCGTCAACGGCATCCGTGTGCCTGTGAACCGGGGAACCCCGGCCCTGGTCGGCGCAGTGCTGGCCGCCTGTCAAGTGCTTGGACCGCTGCCGGTGGAAACCGCGTTGGTCGGTGACATCGGCACCGGCAAGGGTAGCCGGCAACTTTATGAACTCCTGTCCCGGGAACTGCCGGGTATGGCGACAACCACCTTGGCGTTTCACTATCTTCAGCCTGACGTAGACTGGCACAATAAAGTTCTTTTTGCCGTTGAAGAGATGGAGAAACGGCCTGTTCTCATTGCAGATGCCGGGTTCATGTACGCGGCCAAGATGAGCGGCCAGGCCCAAAGCTATGACCTTTTTACCCCGGATGTGGGGGAACTCTCCTTTCTGGCGGACGAAACTGCGCCCCATCCGTTTTATACCAGAGGCTTTATTCTGCACCAGGACAATAATGTGCCGGATCTTATTGCCCGGGCTTATGAACACCGGAACGGTGCCCGCCACCTTCTGGTCAAGGGCAGTGTTGATTATGTGGTGGCTGACGGTGACATCACAGGTCAGGTCAGCAAACCGGCGGCCGAAGCCATGGAAGCCATGGGCGGCACCGGGGACACCTTGACCGGCATTGTCTGCGCCTTGATTGAATCCGGGAAAAGCATCCCGGACGCCTGCCGTATTGCCGCCCTTGTGAACCGTATGGCCGGGATGTATGCCAATCCGACACCCGCCTGCCAGGTGATGGACATTATTTTGCAGATTCCTAAAGCCTTGGCCCGGGTTCTCGAAGATCCAGATATATAATTAAAAAAAACAGCATGAAAAAAATGACGGATAAATCAGAAAACTATTCTTCGACCTGCGTAATTGAGCCCACTATGACAGTGCTGGATATTGTTTCAAAATACAATGCCACCCAGGACGTGTTCAAACGCTGGGATGCCAGGGCAGGGGAGTGTATTTGCTGCAACGCGCTTTTTGAGTCCCTTGACGTGGTTGCCGAAAAATACAACCTGGATTTAACGGCCCTGGTTCAAGATTTAAAAAAGGCCGCCGGCAACCATTGACATGGCTTCTATTCTTCAAACCTGTTCAATTTCCTGTTTTTAATTACCTTGCCCCCCATGAATATTTTTCCGTTCATGGCGATATAAACACCGGGGCAAGCCTTTTGCACAGCGCCTAAGGCACAGCCGATATTAAACACCGCGTCCGTGTCACTGAACATGGCAGGAAGAAGAGCGCCCGTGAGCACAACGGTTTTATCCTTTGCGCCGCCATGGGCGATGATGTGCCTGGCTGTTTCCGGCATGGTATCTGTCCCGTGGGTGATAATAATCATCCTGCAAGGGTCTGCTGCAACCGTTTCGGCGATAAGCTCCCTGTCCTCATCCGTTAAATCAAGGCTGTCTTTACGCATAAGCGATGTAATCGTGTAAGGCACCTGTAGGTTGAACTGATGAAGTACCTCAATGGCGTTGGGAGGCCCTACTTCATATTCACTTTTTGCGTCAAAATAAATCTTATCAATGGTTCCGCCGGTAGTAATAATCGAAATTGTGTTCATGTGTCCTTTTTATAGTCTCTTATGATTATTTTTTCCAGTGCCTTAAAAAAGATAGATAAACATGATAAACAGCGGATTTGGAAAATCACCGATTAGGAAAACAGTCAAATGACACCAGCAGTTAACACAGCCAGAAAAGCAAAAATTGATTTTAAGATTCATGAGTACAGCCATGAC comes from uncultured Desulfobacter sp. and encodes:
- a CDS encoding asparaginase domain-containing protein codes for the protein MNTISIITTGGTIDKIYFDAKSEYEVGPPNAIEVLHQFNLQVPYTITSLMRKDSLDLTDEDRELIAETVAADPCRMIIITHGTDTMPETARHIIAHGGAKDKTVVLTGALLPAMFSDTDAVFNIGCALGAVQKACPGVYIAMNGKIFMGGKVIKNRKLNRFEE
- a CDS encoding NAD(P)H-hydrate dehydratase — translated: MLLIVGTVPDETFPLTFGPAVLDGADMIVNGIRVPVNRGTPALVGAVLAACQVLGPLPVETALVGDIGTGKGSRQLYELLSRELPGMATTTLAFHYLQPDVDWHNKVLFAVEEMEKRPVLIADAGFMYAAKMSGQAQSYDLFTPDVGELSFLADETAPHPFYTRGFILHQDNNVPDLIARAYEHRNGARHLLVKGSVDYVVADGDITGQVSKPAAEAMEAMGGTGDTLTGIVCALIESGKSIPDACRIAALVNRMAGMYANPTPACQVMDIILQIPKALARVLEDPDI
- a CDS encoding DUF3343 domain-containing protein, whose translation is MILVFKRISRLFNRTPKDGTRKAKEDLGILVFENTSEVIQAENFLKSRGWEIKVMGPPPGIQSGCDLVIQFPLIERLMLARQLEEAGLPPLEVVPVTHPLLKPVDLFHTKDFGDYLMVRAANMKLTIEKKTKLIVNISGGGCPDVPYLAREMVGRHLDEAPRPGQIGHTLCGYALELAHKEMIRQCS
- the yedE gene encoding YedE family putative selenium transporter, with protein sequence MAKNFFSTRVGIIVVGAVIGILAAVLQKLGNPGNMGICVACFERDIAGAIGLHRAGVVQYVRPEIIGFVLGSLVAAYSFKEFKPRCGSAPIVRFILGVFAMIGALVFLGCPWRAVLRLAGGDLNAVLGILGLGFGVWIGVMFLKSGYNLGRSQSTHTGAGWMLPLVMVGLLVLMFIYPQVSGEAKSGVLFYSLKGPGAMHAPLLISLVVGLGIGFLAQRSRFCTMGALRDLILFGQTHLLSGFLSLLIFACIVNVILGQFNLGFAGQPVAHTLHVWNFLGMALAGLAFALAGGCPGRQLFLAGEGDTDASVFVLGMIAGAAFSHNFGLASSPKGLGPHGIAAVIVGFAVCLFIGFEKKP
- a CDS encoding sulfurtransferase TusA family protein, yielding MSKIVDARGLSCPQPVLMTLDAIKSGSDGELEVIVDNMASRENVVRAAESKGWTVFDIKDNDDKTQIFIRKG